Proteins from one Thermoplasma sp. Kam2015 genomic window:
- the menC gene encoding o-succinylbenzoate synthase, which produces MQINFYRVRIPFLRPFTTSFGTEEYREALLFRISHEGIDAYSESVTSVIPDYGYEDNTTAMHVIRDLAAKYIADLPDPATFMERVKGIKGHNMAKAALEMLLWDYHSKASNQPLYRYLGKSRGYANVGISIGMAKIEDMEDQIEKALSLGYKRIKVKIARGRENIVKEIRDSFPDIPLSVDANGDYGAADIPRLKDLDRYDLEYIEQPFPGDDLIYHSKLKKEISTPICLDESITSADKALKAFDIGAADVINIKPGRIGGFSESLKVAEIARENGGHVWVGGMLETGIGRAFNIAFASLEMVDYPGDTSPNEKYFGKDIVLNPFKMKNGIIEPYHDAGIGVRIDEGALIRYMVEAGTISI; this is translated from the coding sequence ATGCAGATCAATTTCTACAGGGTTAGAATCCCATTTCTAAGGCCATTCACAACGAGTTTTGGAACAGAGGAATACAGGGAGGCACTGCTTTTCAGGATTTCGCACGAAGGCATAGATGCATATTCCGAATCAGTCACATCGGTGATACCAGACTACGGATATGAAGATAACACCACTGCCATGCATGTGATAAGGGATCTTGCGGCAAAATATATCGCAGACCTACCTGATCCAGCCACATTTATGGAGAGGGTGAAGGGGATAAAGGGACACAATATGGCAAAGGCCGCACTGGAGATGCTGCTCTGGGATTATCACAGCAAGGCTAGCAATCAGCCTCTTTACAGATATTTGGGAAAGAGCAGAGGCTATGCCAACGTTGGAATATCCATAGGCATGGCTAAGATTGAAGATATGGAGGATCAGATAGAGAAGGCCCTATCGCTGGGATACAAGAGGATAAAGGTGAAGATCGCAAGGGGAAGGGAAAACATAGTCAAAGAGATACGCGATTCGTTTCCTGATATACCCTTGAGCGTGGATGCGAACGGAGATTACGGTGCGGCCGATATACCGAGGTTAAAGGATCTGGACAGGTACGATCTTGAATATATCGAACAACCATTTCCCGGTGATGATCTGATATATCATTCCAAGCTGAAAAAGGAGATCTCAACACCCATATGTCTTGACGAATCTATAACCTCTGCGGATAAGGCTCTGAAGGCCTTCGATATAGGAGCTGCTGACGTTATAAATATCAAACCAGGACGCATTGGGGGGTTCTCAGAATCGCTGAAGGTCGCAGAGATAGCTAGAGAGAATGGAGGTCATGTCTGGGTTGGTGGAATGCTTGAGACGGGCATAGGCAGGGCATTCAACATAGCCTTTGCATCCCTGGAGATGGTTGATTATCCTGGAGATACATCACCCAACGAAAAGTACTTTGGCAAAGACATCGTTCTAAACCCATTCAAGATGAAGAATGGGATCATAGAACCGTATCATGATGCTGGCATAGGGGTAAGGATCGATGAGGGCGCTCTGATTAGGTACATGGTCGAGGCGGGCACCATATCAATCTGA